The Paenibacillus dendritiformis region CTTCCTTGGTCAAGGAATATGCGCCGGATGCGGAAGTCATCGCCGGAACGGCGACCGCCGGCATTCCGCATGCAGCCTGGGTTGCAGACAAGCTGGGGCTGCCCATGGCTTACATTCGCGATAAGGCGAAGGGACACGGGAAGCAGAATCAGATCGAAGGCCTGATTCGTCCGGGACAGAAGGTCGTCGTTATCGAAGATCTAATCTCGACTGGAGGCAGCTCGCTCAAAGCGGCGGTGGCCGTTCGGGAAGCGGGGGCGGACCCGCTTGCCGTATTCGCCATCTTCAGCTATGAGCTGGAAAAAGCGGAGCAGGCGTTCCGGGATGCCGGAATCCCGCTTCATACGCTGTCCCGCTATACCGCGCTCATCGAGACGGCTCTGGAAGCGGGCGTCATTCAAGCGGCGGATCTCGATGCATTGGCATCCTGGCGCGTCAACCCGGCTGCCTGGGGCAATTAATCGCCTGGCAGCGACATCCACTGAGCCTAACCGACATAATGGTTAGGTTTTTTTCTTTTGTGACAAACATTTAACAGAAAATAGAGTATAACGTAGTAGTATAAACAGGAAATGATCGGAAGTTAGACAACTCTATCTTTTGATGGAAGCGGCGGGAATAGCATTACAAAGATTGTAACTTTTCTTTCTTTTCAATCGTTTATACTTAGGATGAGTTTTTGACGACATGTCCGAGAAAGGGGCGAATAATGCAATGAAATGGCTTCGCAAACGGAAGAAGTCAGACCGTGCCGAGGCAACCCCGGCTCTCGCGGCGAACGAGCAGGAAGAAGTGGCGCAAGAGAAGACGGAATACATAGAGGACAAGACACAAGCTGCAGCATGGCCTGCCCGAGCCCACCCGCTCTCTCCGGATCAACCGCTCCTGGAAGTTCGCGCGGTTGAGCGGACGTTCCAGGTCGGCAGCCAGAAGCTGCATGTGCTCAAAGGAATCGAGATGGAAGTGCACCCGGGCCAATTGGTCATGCTGAAGGGCCGATCCGGGTCAGGGAAGACGACGCTGCTGAACATGCTTGGAGGGCTCGATCTGCCCACGAAGGGAGAGATCCGGTTCCGGGGGGAGCCGTTCTCGACCTGGAGCGATGACAAGCGCACCGAGACACGGCGCGCTGAAATCGGGTTTATTTTCCAAGCTTATGCACTTATGCCGCTATTGTCCGCTTATGAGAACGTTGAACTGTCGCTGCGGATGGCTAACGTGCCCCGCCATTTATGGAAGGAGCGGGTCCAATATTGCCTGGAGATGGTTGGATTGGGCAAGCGCATGAGCCACCGTCCCTTCGAAATGTCGGGGGGAGAGCAACAGCGGGTTGCGATAGCCAAATCGATTGCTCATAAGCCGCTGCTGTTATTGGCCGATGAGCCGACAGCGGAATTGGATTCACAAATGGGGGCTCAGGTCATGGGCGTATTCCGGCAAATCATTCGTTCGGAGAAAATCGCCATCTGTATGACCACCCACGATCCCACAATTTTGGAGGTAGCTGATCATGTTTATGAAATGGTCGACGGAAGATTCATCACCTAGAAGCGCGCGCAAATGGCGCCGTGCCGCTCTGGCACTGATGTGCGGCATGCTGCTGTTCACGTCCGCCTGCTCGCTTCTGCCGGATGAAGAGGAAGAGGAAGTGTTGCCGACCATCACACCGCCTTCGGTATCGAAGAAGCCGGAATATGAAGTGGTTCGGAAGGATATGATTGTTCCCGTCTCCATGACGGGCAAATTGATGTCCGATCAGGAAGATATCCTGTTCTTTACGATGGACAATAAACCGATTAAGAACATTTATGTCAAGAACGGCGATTCGGTCAAAAAAGGCCAGGTCATCGCGGAGCTTGACGTGGATGATCTGCAAAAGGATCTTCGCCAGAAGCGTCTGCAGCTGCGGGCCGAAGAAGTGAAGATGAAGGAAACGCTGCGCAAAAAAGACGAGATGGATCCGGTCGAGTTCGAGGAAGCGCAGATTTTGTTCGAGCAGAAGCAGCAGGAGCTTGTTGATCTGCAGACGGATATTGACAAGGCGACGCTCACCGCTCCGTTCACGGGCACGATCGTGTCGTTGACGGCGAAGAAGGGCGCGATGTCGAAGAAATACGATCCGGTGGCGATTGTCGCCGATACGACCCGGCTGACCGTCGCCGCGCAGCCGTCGAAGGACGATCTGAAGCGGATTACTCCGGGCATGGAAGCCGAGGTCAGCATCAACTCGGTTGAAGGCGTCATTAAGGGCAAGGTCAAGGCGCTTCCGCTGCCGTCGAACGATAATAATGGGGGCGGCCAGGGCGATCAGCCGGAGCAGGACCGGATCGACAAGTACATGACGATCGAGGTGGAGAAGCTGCCGAAGGGAGTAACCCGGGGCACGATGCTTAGCGCCACTGTCGTGACGAACAAGATTAAGGACGCTATCGTCATTCCTCCTTCCGCCCTGCGCACGATCGGTTCCCGGACCTACGTACAGGTCGCCGACGAGAACGGGAAGCGGGAAGTCGATGTCGAGGTTGGAGTGCAGCGGCCGACCGAGATTCAAATAATAGCCGGACTTGAACCGGGGCAGAAAGTAGTGGGCCGATAATATGGGAATTCCGTTACTGCGTTTTTTGTTCCGTAAAATGTGGAATACCCGCTGGCTGACGGTGAGCACGTTGGTAGGGCTCATCGTCGCGGTCTCTTTTACGGTCAGCATCCCGATGTACTCCGACGGGGCGTTAAAGCGTGTCGTAACGAAGACGCTGCAGGAGAACAGCGGGGGATTACCGGCGGGTTCGTTGTTGATGAGGTATCAAGGCTCGAGCGGAGCGAAGGTTGATCCGAACGCGCTGCAGGAGGTCGACCGGTATATCCGGGAGGACGTGAAGGACCAGATCGGATTCCCGGTTCAGGAGTTCGTCAACTTGCGCATTCTCCGCACGGCGGAAGTATATCCGGTCGATCCGACGAAGGTCGATGCGAGCCGGGTGCGTTCGATGACGTTAGGCTCCCTGTCAGACCTGGATG contains the following coding sequences:
- the pyrE gene encoding orotate phosphoribosyltransferase, with protein sequence MTTTKREREIAGHLLSIEAVALRPHEPFTWTSGIKSPIYCDNRLTMSYPEIRGAIAEGFASLVKEYAPDAEVIAGTATAGIPHAAWVADKLGLPMAYIRDKAKGHGKQNQIEGLIRPGQKVVVIEDLISTGGSSLKAAVAVREAGADPLAVFAIFSYELEKAEQAFRDAGIPLHTLSRYTALIETALEAGVIQAADLDALASWRVNPAAWGN
- a CDS encoding ABC transporter ATP-binding protein, with product MKWLRKRKKSDRAEATPALAANEQEEVAQEKTEYIEDKTQAAAWPARAHPLSPDQPLLEVRAVERTFQVGSQKLHVLKGIEMEVHPGQLVMLKGRSGSGKTTLLNMLGGLDLPTKGEIRFRGEPFSTWSDDKRTETRRAEIGFIFQAYALMPLLSAYENVELSLRMANVPRHLWKERVQYCLEMVGLGKRMSHRPFEMSGGEQQRVAIAKSIAHKPLLLLADEPTAELDSQMGAQVMGVFRQIIRSEKIAICMTTHDPTILEVADHVYEMVDGRFIT
- a CDS encoding efflux RND transporter periplasmic adaptor subunit is translated as MFMKWSTEDSSPRSARKWRRAALALMCGMLLFTSACSLLPDEEEEEVLPTITPPSVSKKPEYEVVRKDMIVPVSMTGKLMSDQEDILFFTMDNKPIKNIYVKNGDSVKKGQVIAELDVDDLQKDLRQKRLQLRAEEVKMKETLRKKDEMDPVEFEEAQILFEQKQQELVDLQTDIDKATLTAPFTGTIVSLTAKKGAMSKKYDPVAIVADTTRLTVAAQPSKDDLKRITPGMEAEVSINSVEGVIKGKVKALPLPSNDNNGGGQGDQPEQDRIDKYMTIEVEKLPKGVTRGTMLSATVVTNKIKDAIVIPPSALRTIGSRTYVQVADENGKREVDVEVGVQRPTEIQIIAGLEPGQKVVGR